Below is a window of Cytophaga hutchinsonii ATCC 33406 DNA.
ACCGCTTTGAGATCATGGCACTACCAAAAGGCAGCAGATTAAAAATTGTTAACCGTTGGGGAAATGAAGTATACATGAGCAACAATTACGATAACTCCTGGGATGCTGATGAAGACAGCGATGGTGTATTTTACTATGAACTAACCTTGCCGGACAATAACAGATATAAAGGCTGGGTTGAAGTAATCCGATAAGGATTAAACCACACACTAAAAAAATCCCGCCACAACATATTGTGACGGGATTTTTTATTTCTTTTTATTCAGGCATGTTCTCTATTTTTAATTTGTTTCAATATATTTTTTCAGATCAAGAAGCCGCTGCCGTACGTTTCGCTGTAAATTATTTTCAACAATTTTCCAGATTAAATTAAATGGGAAACGCAATGAAAATGCATACAGAAAAATAACTTCTGTTTCATTTTCGCCTATGTGTTTATAATTCCAGGAACCTAAAAAAGATTCAAACATATATGGCCCTTTGGTCATGTTAATGGCTGTAGCTTTAGGGCGGTTAAACGTTACATATTCAGTAACCATACCCATGCCATTTTTTGCTGCACAATATGCCTTCACACCTTTACCTGCACGCTCCGCCCCTTCTATTAACTCTGCCTGTTTTAAAAACGTATCCCAACGAAGCCGTTGTGCATAATCCTGTGTTACATCAAAAATAATTTCTGCTGATGCATGAATCGTAATCTTCTCTGTAAACTTTATATGTTTCATTGTGCTTATAAGGCGGTCAGAAATGCCATGGTATCTACACCATCTGCAAAATCCGAAATAGTCGGATGCTGCGCCTGGCCAAGTTTATAAGACGGATACAGATCTGTTTGTTGATTACTCACTACACACTGAAGCTGTTTTTTGTTTGTTTCAAACAATGCTGCCAATTGTTCCTGCGAAGTATAATATGAATATGTTAATGTAGCGATATGTGAAAAAATCAGATCCGATTCTTTTAACAGCAAATAACCCGAATCAAAATGATGTACCTGATCGATCAGTAATACCGCTTTGTTGTATTCATAATTATTCATGTACTTATGATGATTACGTACAGTTGAAAATTCCCCCTCCCAGGCAGACAGAATAGTTACAGGCGAATAGCCTTCCGGTAAATACAGATGCGATACATTTCTGCAACCAAGACCGAAATACTGAAACACATCTGAACCCAGATCCATCAAAACATCTTTTGTTTCATCGCCATGAAGTACTGCTACAGAAGTTCTGTTTTTACGAATGATATTTGGTGTATTTCTAAAATAGTATTCAAAGTGTTTTGCCGTATTATCACTGCCTGTTGCAATGTAGGCATCCATATTTTTTAACTGATCAACAAAAAAGATGCGTTCTTCGTAGGAAGGATTTATATGTGTTAACACAGATGCGATCTTTTTTAAGAGTACATTATCGTCTCCGCTCAATTTTGCATATACTATATTACCCGACAAAAGCACACATAAGAAGTCGTGAAACCCTACGGCGGGAATATTTCCGGCCATAATCACCCCTATTTTTTTCGCAGAAGCAGAAATTTTGTATCTGAAAAAAAAATTTTCCAGGGCTTTCGGTTCCAGAATCTCAATAATTCCTTCTAAAGCAGATTTTACATTTTCCGCTGTAAACCATGGATTATTTGCCTCTGCCCGGTACATCCATTCATTTAATTCTTCGGAATCAATGTTTCGCAACTGGTCGTGTAATAAAGCAAACGTCTGTAAATCTGTATGTAAACCTTTCATCCGTATTTTTTGTTGATGTATTATATGCAAATATAATTTGAACCTAAGGATTTTGTATCTAATTTTGTAAACCAATTACTACGAAGAGAGAATATGGCTATAATAATTACTGATGAATGCATTAATTGTGGTGCATGCGAACCTGAATGTCCGAATACAGCAATATACGAAGGTGGAGTTGAATGGAACTATGCTGCGGGTACAAGTTTGACAGAAATCCAGATGGAAGATGGTACAGCTATAGATGCCAAAGACCCAATGGAAGCTGTATCTAATGAGTTCTACTATATTGTTCCAAACAAGTGTACAGAGTGCACCGGTTTCCATGAAGAACCGCAGTGTGCAGCTGTTTGTCCGGTTGATTGTTGTGTAGATGATCCGGATAATGTTGAGACTACAGAAGAATTACAAGCTAAGAAAGCGTGGCTTCACGGTGAATAAGCTCATTATCAAGTATTAATCAATAATACAAAAAAGGCGGCTGTAAGTCGCCTTTTTTATTTTAAAAGGTATTGCTATTTTAGGAGACGAATTGAGATAATTTTAAAAAACCACCATGAAAACAGTAGACAGTTTTAACTTTTCAGGTAAAAAAGCCCTGATACGCGTTGATTTTAACGTCCCTCTTAATAAGAGTTTTGAAATTACAGATGATACAAGATTAAAAGCAGTATTACCTACTGTTTCGAAAGTATTAAAAGATGGTGGTTCAGCAATTTTGATGTCACACTTAGGTAGACCAAAAGGTGGACCGGAAGAAAAATATTCTTTAAAACACATCCTTCCTTATCTGAACAAAATGTTCGGACAGGAAGTATTGTTTGCGGCGGATTGTATCGGTGAAGATGCAAAAGCAAAAGCAGCAGCATTAAAACCAGGTCAGGTATTATTACTTGAGAACTTACGTTTCTATCCGGAAGAAGAAAAAGGCGATGTTGAATTCGCAAAAAAACTTTCTGTATTAGGTGATGTATGGGTGAATGATGCATTTGGTACCGCACACAGAGCACATGCTTCAACAGCGGTAATCGGACAATTCTTCAAAGATAAAGTTTGCGGGTATGTAATGCAGGCTGAACTTGACAATGCAAATAAATTATTAAAGCAAGGTGAAAAACCAATCACAGCTGTTATGGGAGGTTCTAAAATCTCTGATAAAATCATGGTGATTGAAAACTTATTAGATACGGTTGACAACCTGATAATCGGTGGCGGTATGTCTTATACCTTCACAAAAGCATTAGGCGGAAAGATTGGCAAATCAATCAACGAACCAGATAAATTAGAGCTTGCGCTTTCGTTAATTGAAAAAGCTAAAGCGAAAAATGTTAAATTATATTTACCGTTAGATAACGTTGTTGCAGATGATTTCAGCAACGATGCAAACAAGCAGACAGTA
It encodes the following:
- a CDS encoding type II toxin-antitoxin system RatA family toxin; translated protein: MKHIKFTEKITIHASAEIIFDVTQDYAQRLRWDTFLKQAELIEGAERAGKGVKAYCAAKNGMGMVTEYVTFNRPKATAINMTKGPYMFESFLGSWNYKHIGENETEVIFLYAFSLRFPFNLIWKIVENNLQRNVRQRLLDLKKYIETN
- a CDS encoding acyl-CoA reductase, which gives rise to MKGLHTDLQTFALLHDQLRNIDSEELNEWMYRAEANNPWFTAENVKSALEGIIEILEPKALENFFFRYKISASAKKIGVIMAGNIPAVGFHDFLCVLLSGNIVYAKLSGDDNVLLKKIASVLTHINPSYEERIFFVDQLKNMDAYIATGSDNTAKHFEYYFRNTPNIIRKNRTSVAVLHGDETKDVLMDLGSDVFQYFGLGCRNVSHLYLPEGYSPVTILSAWEGEFSTVRNHHKYMNNYEYNKAVLLIDQVHHFDSGYLLLKESDLIFSHIATLTYSYYTSQEQLAALFETNKKQLQCVVSNQQTDLYPSYKLGQAQHPTISDFADGVDTMAFLTAL
- a CDS encoding 4Fe-4S dicluster domain-containing protein: MAIIITDECINCGACEPECPNTAIYEGGVEWNYAAGTSLTEIQMEDGTAIDAKDPMEAVSNEFYYIVPNKCTECTGFHEEPQCAAVCPVDCCVDDPDNVETTEELQAKKAWLHGE
- a CDS encoding phosphoglycerate kinase is translated as MKTVDSFNFSGKKALIRVDFNVPLNKSFEITDDTRLKAVLPTVSKVLKDGGSAILMSHLGRPKGGPEEKYSLKHILPYLNKMFGQEVLFAADCIGEDAKAKAAALKPGQVLLLENLRFYPEEEKGDVEFAKKLSVLGDVWVNDAFGTAHRAHASTAVIGQFFKDKVCGYVMQAELDNANKLLKQGEKPITAVMGGSKISDKIMVIENLLDTVDNLIIGGGMSYTFTKALGGKIGKSINEPDKLELALSLIEKAKAKNVKLYLPLDNVVADDFSNDANKQTVKTGEIPDGWEGLDIGPETVKLFSEVVANSKTVLWNGPMGVFEFANFATGTIAIAKAVKEATQKGAFSLIGGGDSAAAINNLGFGNDVSYVSTGGGALLEYFEGKTLPGVAALEK